One genomic segment of Dysosmobacter sp. Marseille-Q4140 includes these proteins:
- a CDS encoding helix-turn-helix domain-containing protein: MSEVRDMQLFSQYLRDLLQAKGLTVSALSRLSGVERTALSKTLTGQRVLPYAALDDLIYHLRLTPGEERRLRSYYDAQFEKEGLRQSREIVGRLFSNLARLDFTAPAFEESRLLLDLDGYAGPRSIFSGASNVHPLLRMILSQELTRPDARVELTVPPSDIFLSDELLRRYLDGRMGAQVRQIIAFDASGAAEDINLHNLECFCRVLPICLLSKRNYHPYYYYDSIAARYTDPFPYFLVTHSCAVCLSEDGSQAMLLRGTDQVEQYHRHFQSLLERCRPLIQYTADPVEILESYDASTDADGFYMVMDQPCFGRFYDEATIGRYLRPELPFYDRLEAVAQKRFGRLRTAEQFYTIFTRSGLERFQATGSLDDFPVAFVAPFPPEQRRQLMLALAGHIRSGDITGRILETGSFPDYLSMTTSRRSGIGFFTTKRFPLQDGFCSIQIREPNLCRAFHGWVTHLPSDPQVLSAQETAEVLEQLAQSEIQCTI; encoded by the coding sequence TTGAGCGAGGTGCGCGATATGCAGCTGTTCAGTCAATACCTGCGTGATTTGCTGCAGGCCAAGGGTCTGACCGTGTCGGCCCTGTCCCGGCTGTCCGGGGTGGAGCGGACGGCCCTGTCCAAAACGCTGACGGGGCAGCGAGTGCTGCCCTATGCCGCTCTGGACGATCTGATCTACCACCTGCGCCTGACTCCCGGGGAGGAGCGGCGGCTGCGGTCTTATTACGACGCCCAGTTTGAAAAAGAAGGCCTCCGGCAGTCCCGGGAGATCGTAGGCAGGCTGTTTTCCAACCTGGCCCGGCTGGACTTCACCGCTCCCGCCTTTGAGGAAAGCCGCCTGCTGCTGGATCTGGACGGCTATGCCGGACCACGCTCCATCTTTTCCGGCGCCTCCAACGTCCATCCTCTGCTGCGGATGATCCTCTCTCAGGAGCTGACCCGGCCGGACGCCCGGGTGGAGTTGACCGTCCCGCCCTCGGACATCTTCCTGAGCGACGAGCTGCTGCGCCGGTATCTGGATGGCCGCATGGGGGCGCAGGTCCGACAGATCATCGCCTTCGACGCCTCCGGAGCGGCGGAGGACATCAATCTGCACAATCTGGAGTGCTTCTGCCGGGTCCTGCCCATCTGCCTGCTGTCCAAACGGAACTATCACCCCTATTACTACTACGACAGCATCGCCGCCCGGTACACCGACCCCTTCCCCTATTTTCTGGTGACCCACAGCTGCGCGGTGTGCCTGTCGGAAGACGGCTCCCAGGCCATGCTGCTGCGGGGCACAGACCAGGTGGAGCAATACCACCGTCATTTCCAGTCCCTGCTGGAGCGGTGCCGCCCCCTGATCCAGTACACGGCCGACCCGGTGGAGATCCTGGAGTCCTACGACGCGTCGACCGATGCAGACGGCTTCTACATGGTCATGGACCAGCCCTGCTTCGGCCGGTTCTACGACGAGGCCACCATCGGCCGGTACCTGCGGCCAGAGCTCCCCTTCTACGACCGGCTGGAGGCCGTGGCGCAAAAGCGGTTCGGCCGCCTGCGGACGGCGGAGCAGTTCTATACCATCTTCACCCGCAGCGGACTGGAGCGGTTCCAGGCCACCGGATCTCTGGACGATTTCCCCGTCGCCTTTGTGGCCCCCTTCCCGCCGGAGCAGCGGCGGCAGCTGATGCTGGCCCTGGCTGGGCATATCCGAAGCGGTGACATCACCGGACGCATTCTGGAGACCGGGAGCTTCCCGGACTACCTGAGTATGACCACCTCCCGCCGCTCCGGCATCGGCTTTTTCACCACGAAGCGATTTCCCCTTCAGGACGGCTTCTGCTCCATCCAAATCCGGGAGCCCAACCTGTGCCGGGCCTTCCACGGGTGGGTCACCCACCTGCCCAGCGATCCGCAGGTGCTCAGCGCCCAGGAGACCGCAGAGGTTCTGGAGCAGCTGGCCCAGAGCGAAATACAATGCACAATCTGA
- a CDS encoding helix-turn-helix domain-containing protein: MRSQTCACTVEEIAAILPIGRSSACALVKKGLFKRVRIGTAIRISGRSFGRVTGAIVIQRSAPWRGCGALLCMIAKLFV; encoded by the coding sequence TTGCGGTCTCAGACCTGTGCCTGTACGGTGGAAGAGATCGCAGCGATCCTTCCCATCGGGCGGTCATCCGCCTGTGCGCTGGTCAAGAAAGGGCTCTTCAAGCGTGTACGCATCGGCACGGCCATCCGGATCTCCGGGAGGTCCTTTGGACGAGTGACTGGAGCAATTGTAATACAGAGGAGCGCACCATGGCGAGGCTGTGGCGCGCTCCTCTGCATGATAGCCAAACTCTTTGTTTAA
- a CDS encoding leucine-rich repeat protein, with translation MKKIWCWITTFALILGLCTPLGGIVPTAAAEGSPAAEEFVPEEEPAAEEDPAAEGEPAAEGEPAAEDEPAAEEDPAAEGEPATEDEPAIEEVPAAALLSANATGTLYAGTWGDNITWSIKDGILSLSGEGPMDEADAFSCDLSPEYTINHTNDGVSFVPYPWSIDYYISQELDAEPAAFSSVVIGEGITSLAVGAFYDFDLESITLPSTLTAIGDFALAENPALGVVSIPAGVTQIGMYAFHATTANAEAESFDLTLPDSVKTIGAFAFSENRYTEITPNSGLLSIGEGAFFNGTEEENPAMRFIPVPASVQEIGPGAFCTAAVGIFVEPGNQYYTSVCGQLYNIDKTLLHTRPRYYRPSEWTTAPDYAESLLIQPKVIGEYAYSCSPILTQVEIPSSVREIQDNAFADCTALENATFEEGSQLLSIGNAAFLGCPLSAMEVPDGTETIGDYAFWGCQFTNVYLPDSITSLGCGAFLDCDQLEAISLPSTLDRIAPELFSGCNQLESVTMGEAIISVGERAFYECTDLFALLMSSSVKSVGDEAFYNCSNLPSLSFPSGLTSIGESAFEGAGLVELSLPDTVTALGVYAFSGCPMTRARLSAGLTKIPGWVFYNCENLTGLTVPAGVTSIGEQAFSGCTALETISLPESVKTIEKSAFSGCTVLTAVTIPQSVTSIAPYTFRDCAAMAELAIPEGVTSIGKYAFSRCTRLRSLEMPKSMRSVDICAFEECASLEKVTYNSTCAAWDEINIAEEGNQDLRFALITCTDGFYGVGSVEHIPEFASVDIVTPNAPSSSFVPLYSPATYYLTLSTADWEKLIAEHGDLLGDVDETLQTAPFAGHLTAYASGERLFSVVGLTAYPSQRQLEVYVDAQHLSAAVSPNDTVNVYLSGGGEVLARATLTASHIQQWSFANYSSNIPYDLVSSLLGKVKAKLLKDKLPEGLGSDGLCFGMALTASLINAGEIPVSLFGCVALDQVQKDDTLEGVPSRLEDRPYADMTADELIKISHVLQHYPSVQQQLKDHYGDYADLVEAIDRYKRGEGCMPLIYMKGRNGVIHAVCAYDYQYEKVLEAEYLLITLYENSFPLQPKTIRIQNPDTPDESLWNYVEAGNNYIGNSSTITFLDPSSPSLNITASEFALLNAKEQVNLTTHNLLAIPVSMIANDAGAGTAGAPSTTCWLSGSGAVILEELTSDAEVSLADDYASYTIRQAETGTFRLTDGEVTQAQASGEAVELSCEYYPNDGDTLVRVTFQGSCAEGASASLTYDPGTQTVDLTGVGQGTITVTYDDGKDTTEDPTWTQIVSSGTVSVTGNGSTAPEIDSDAGTSSGPSSGGSSSGGSSSSGSSSSGAAIPESGPTYADVPADYWAYTEIEWASSSGYMRGTSVSTFAPGGTVSRQQVWMILARMAGAKPADMAAAKAWAVANGISDGTNPGSPVSRQQLAALLYRYAVQNGMTAVTMEENLSRFPDAQNVSSYAVQAMNWAVGQGIITGTSDDLLNPTGPSTRAQLAVMLYRWLA, from the coding sequence ATGAAGAAGATCTGGTGCTGGATCACAACCTTTGCCCTGATACTGGGACTGTGTACCCCGCTGGGGGGGATCGTCCCCACAGCAGCGGCGGAAGGCTCTCCCGCCGCTGAGGAATTCGTCCCCGAGGAGGAACCCGCTGCTGAGGAAGACCCCGCCGCTGAAGGTGAGCCTGCCGCTGAGGGTGAGCCTGCCGCTGAGGACGAGCCCGCCGCTGAGGAAGACCCCGCCGCTGAGGGTGAGCCTGCCACTGAGGACGAGCCCGCTATCGAGGAAGTGCCTGCTGCCGCGCTGCTGTCTGCCAACGCCACGGGTACCCTGTACGCGGGCACCTGGGGAGACAACATCACCTGGTCGATCAAGGACGGGATACTGTCTTTGTCCGGCGAAGGCCCCATGGATGAGGCAGATGCATTTTCCTGCGACCTTTCCCCGGAGTACACCATTAACCACACCAATGACGGCGTCAGCTTCGTCCCTTACCCATGGAGCATAGACTATTACATCTCCCAGGAGCTCGACGCCGAGCCGGCAGCGTTTTCCAGTGTAGTCATCGGAGAGGGCATCACCTCCCTGGCCGTCGGCGCCTTTTATGACTTTGATCTGGAATCCATCACTCTGCCGTCGACCCTGACGGCCATCGGGGACTTCGCCCTGGCGGAGAACCCCGCCCTGGGCGTGGTATCCATTCCCGCAGGCGTTACGCAGATCGGGATGTACGCCTTCCACGCCACGACAGCCAACGCCGAAGCGGAATCCTTTGATCTGACGCTCCCCGACAGCGTGAAGACCATTGGTGCCTTTGCCTTCTCTGAAAACCGCTACACAGAAATCACCCCCAACAGCGGGCTTTTGTCCATCGGGGAAGGGGCCTTTTTCAATGGCACAGAGGAGGAGAACCCCGCCATGCGATTTATCCCGGTGCCCGCCAGCGTGCAGGAGATCGGTCCCGGCGCCTTCTGCACCGCCGCCGTGGGCATCTTCGTCGAGCCCGGAAACCAGTATTACACCAGTGTATGCGGACAGCTCTACAATATCGACAAGACGCTCCTCCACACCCGCCCCAGATATTACCGGCCCAGCGAGTGGACTACCGCACCGGACTACGCGGAATCCCTGCTTATACAGCCGAAGGTGATCGGCGAATACGCCTATTCCTGCTCGCCTATACTGACGCAGGTGGAAATCCCAAGTTCGGTCCGGGAGATCCAGGACAACGCCTTTGCAGACTGCACCGCCTTGGAAAACGCAACCTTTGAAGAGGGCAGTCAGCTCCTCTCCATCGGGAATGCCGCCTTTTTGGGCTGCCCCCTGTCCGCCATGGAGGTGCCCGACGGCACGGAAACCATCGGTGATTACGCCTTTTGGGGCTGCCAGTTCACCAATGTGTACCTGCCCGACAGCATCACCAGCCTGGGCTGCGGCGCGTTTTTAGACTGCGATCAGCTGGAAGCGATCTCTCTGCCTTCGACTCTGGACCGCATCGCTCCGGAGTTGTTCTCGGGGTGCAATCAGCTGGAGTCTGTGACCATGGGAGAGGCCATCATCTCCGTGGGGGAAAGGGCATTCTATGAATGCACTGATCTTTTTGCCCTATTAATGTCCAGCAGTGTGAAATCCGTGGGAGACGAGGCCTTTTACAATTGCTCCAACCTGCCCAGCCTGTCCTTCCCAAGCGGCCTTACCTCGATCGGCGAGAGTGCCTTTGAGGGCGCCGGCCTGGTGGAACTCTCTTTGCCCGATACGGTCACAGCGCTGGGTGTGTATGCCTTTTCCGGCTGCCCCATGACCCGGGCGCGCCTGTCCGCCGGCCTGACCAAAATTCCCGGCTGGGTGTTTTACAACTGCGAAAACCTGACGGGGCTCACTGTCCCCGCCGGCGTCACCTCCATCGGGGAACAGGCCTTCTCAGGCTGTACGGCTCTGGAGACGATTTCCCTGCCGGAGAGCGTCAAGACCATTGAGAAGTCCGCTTTCTCCGGCTGTACCGTTTTGACGGCGGTGACCATCCCCCAGAGCGTCACCTCCATCGCCCCATATACCTTCCGCGACTGCGCCGCCATGGCAGAGCTGGCCATTCCCGAGGGGGTCACCAGCATCGGAAAGTACGCCTTCTCCCGCTGCACCCGGCTGCGCTCCCTGGAAATGCCCAAGAGCATGCGCTCCGTGGACATCTGCGCCTTTGAAGAGTGCGCCAGCCTGGAGAAGGTGACCTACAACAGCACCTGCGCCGCCTGGGACGAGATCAATATTGCCGAAGAGGGCAACCAGGATCTTCGCTTTGCCCTCATCACCTGCACGGACGGGTTCTACGGCGTGGGCAGCGTCGAGCATATCCCGGAATTTGCGTCCGTAGATATTGTCACCCCAAATGCCCCTTCCAGCAGCTTTGTTCCCCTCTATAGCCCTGCTACATACTACCTGACCCTGAGCACGGCCGACTGGGAAAAGCTGATCGCAGAGCACGGAGACCTTCTGGGGGATGTGGATGAGACATTACAGACGGCCCCCTTCGCCGGTCATCTCACCGCCTATGCCTCCGGAGAGCGTCTTTTTTCCGTAGTGGGGCTCACCGCCTATCCCTCACAGCGTCAATTGGAAGTTTATGTAGACGCACAGCACCTCTCTGCCGCTGTCTCGCCCAACGATACGGTCAACGTATACCTCAGCGGCGGCGGGGAAGTGCTGGCCCGGGCCACCCTCACCGCCTCCCATATTCAGCAATGGTCCTTTGCAAATTACAGTTCCAATATCCCCTATGACCTAGTTTCCTCCCTGCTCGGAAAAGTCAAGGCAAAGCTGCTCAAAGACAAACTTCCCGAAGGCCTGGGCAGCGACGGACTTTGCTTCGGTATGGCCCTGACCGCCTCCCTCATCAATGCCGGTGAGATCCCGGTCTCCCTCTTCGGCTGTGTGGCCTTAGACCAGGTCCAGAAAGATGATACCCTGGAGGGCGTCCCCAGCCGTTTGGAAGATCGCCCCTACGCCGACATGACCGCTGACGAACTGATCAAGATTTCACATGTTCTCCAGCACTATCCGTCTGTACAGCAGCAGCTGAAGGATCATTACGGCGACTATGCCGATCTGGTGGAAGCCATCGACCGCTACAAGCGCGGAGAGGGCTGTATGCCACTGATCTACATGAAAGGCAGAAACGGCGTCATTCATGCTGTCTGCGCCTACGATTATCAATACGAGAAAGTACTGGAGGCAGAGTATCTGCTGATCACCCTCTATGAGAATTCGTTTCCCCTCCAGCCGAAAACGATCCGCATTCAGAATCCCGACACACCGGATGAATCACTCTGGAACTATGTGGAAGCCGGCAATAATTATATCGGCAATTCCAGTACCATCACCTTTTTAGATCCGTCCAGTCCCTCCCTCAATATCACGGCTTCCGAATTCGCACTGCTCAACGCCAAGGAACAAGTCAACCTGACCACCCACAACCTTCTCGCAATCCCCGTCTCTATGATTGCAAACGACGCTGGCGCGGGCACCGCAGGGGCACCGTCCACCACCTGCTGGCTCTCTGGTAGCGGAGCAGTCATTCTGGAGGAGCTAACCTCGGACGCAGAGGTCTCCCTGGCGGACGACTATGCCTCCTATACCATCCGCCAGGCCGAGACCGGCACGTTCCGTCTGACGGACGGCGAGGTCACCCAAGCCCAAGCCTCCGGCGAGGCGGTGGAGCTCTCCTGCGAGTACTACCCCAATGACGGCGACACTCTGGTCCGCGTCACGTTCCAGGGCTCCTGTGCCGAAGGGGCGTCCGCCTCCCTGACCTATGACCCTGGAACGCAGACCGTGGACCTCACCGGCGTCGGACAGGGCACCATCACCGTCACCTACGACGACGGCAAAGACACTACAGAGGATCCCACCTGGACCCAAATCGTCTCTAGCGGCACGGTGTCCGTCACCGGCAACGGTTCCACCGCTCCCGAGATCGACAGCGATGCCGGTACATCCAGCGGTCCTTCCTCCGGTGGCTCCTCTTCCGGCGGTTCTTCCTCTAGCGGATCTTCCTCCAGTGGGGCAGCCATTCCGGAATCCGGCCCCACCTATGCCGACGTGCCTGCCGATTATTGGGCATACACAGAAATCGAATGGGCCAGCAGTAGCGGTTATATGCGGGGAACTTCTGTTTCCACCTTTGCTCCCGGCGGCACCGTCAGCCGCCAGCAGGTGTGGATGATCCTGGCCCGGATGGCTGGGGCCAAACCCGCCGACATGGCGGCAGCCAAGGCCTGGGCGGTGGCAAACGGGATCTCCGACGGGACAAATCCCGGCAGCCCCGTCAGCCGCCAGCAGTTGGCGGCCCTCCTGTACCGGTACGCGGTGCAAAACGGCATGACGGCCGTGACGATGGAGGAAAACCTCTCCAGGTTCCCCGACGCACAAAACGTGAGCAGCTATGCCGTCCAGGCCATGAACTGGGCCGTGGGCCAAGGCATCATCACCGGCACCTCCGACGACCTGCTCAATCCCACCGGTCCTTCCACCCGCGCCCAGCTGGCGGTAATGCTGTACCGCTGGCTGGCCTAA
- a CDS encoding recombinase family protein codes for MDAQEVMHMTDYSKITALYSRLSVGDEDRDGGESNSIQNQKIFLENYARGQHLTNIRHYIDDDESGRFFDRSAYSRMMDDVENGKIGVCIMKDLTRWGRDYLQVGNAMEIFRRNNVRFIAVNNGIDSEKPDTLEFAPFINIMSEWYAKDISKKVKTGIKTKGMSGKPIATEAPYGYVKSPDNKDFWIIDEEAAGVVRLIFRLFLDGKNRNQIAVYLTQAQIPTPTFYMKERGRGTCKNRALNEANRYKWNKATLTHILTRQEYCGDVVNFKTTKHFRDKRNHYVDRSQWQITENVHEPIIDRTDFETVQRILENAPVKRPNGDGEIHPLSGLLFCKDCGAKMHIRIDYRNGGKRHVAYCSEYHKGKAKNPKCNSPHIIDADLLMQTIAEVLKKIEDYSISNWAEFEALVKKNLAMQQTDKTKKQQKRIPQITTRLEQIDKVLNKLYEDNALGTIPQDRYEQMSQKYSEEYYALKAELAELQEQLSAFENAGGRAQKFLKLTERYAAFTDLTPAILNEFISRIEVHERDKKRAKQAIQHIGIYFNYIGKFENEVTQLTEPTEQEIRQMREKIEEAQKEKSRAYHRQYSREYRARNLEKRREYDRMKAREYRAKKKAQEAAAAPAQ; via the coding sequence ATGGACGCACAGGAGGTTATGCACATGACTGATTATAGTAAAATTACAGCCCTTTACTCCCGCCTTTCCGTGGGCGACGAGGACAGGGACGGCGGTGAGAGTAACTCGATACAGAACCAAAAAATCTTTTTGGAGAACTACGCCAGAGGGCAGCACTTAACCAATATCCGGCACTACATTGACGATGACGAAAGCGGCAGATTTTTTGACCGTTCTGCCTACTCCCGCATGATGGACGATGTAGAGAACGGGAAAATCGGTGTCTGCATTATGAAAGACCTGACACGCTGGGGGCGTGACTATCTCCAAGTCGGCAATGCGATGGAGATATTCAGACGGAACAATGTGCGCTTTATCGCAGTCAACAACGGGATAGACAGCGAAAAGCCCGATACATTGGAGTTTGCGCCCTTTATCAACATCATGTCGGAGTGGTACGCAAAGGACATCAGCAAGAAAGTAAAGACCGGCATTAAGACGAAGGGCATGAGTGGAAAGCCGATTGCCACCGAAGCCCCCTATGGCTATGTCAAATCCCCGGACAACAAGGATTTTTGGATTATCGACGAGGAAGCCGCCGGAGTTGTTCGTTTGATTTTTCGCCTGTTTCTGGACGGAAAAAACCGAAACCAAATTGCCGTATATCTCACGCAGGCGCAAATCCCAACGCCCACATTCTACATGAAAGAGCGCGGGCGGGGAACCTGTAAAAACAGGGCGCTCAATGAGGCCAACCGCTATAAGTGGAACAAAGCCACCCTGACCCATATCCTCACACGGCAGGAGTATTGCGGTGATGTTGTCAACTTCAAGACCACAAAGCACTTCCGCGACAAGCGGAACCACTATGTAGACCGGAGCCAATGGCAGATAACCGAAAATGTGCATGAGCCGATTATTGACCGCACCGACTTTGAAACCGTACAGCGGATTTTGGAAAATGCGCCCGTCAAACGCCCCAACGGGGACGGGGAAATCCACCCTTTGTCGGGCTTGCTTTTCTGTAAGGATTGCGGTGCGAAAATGCACATTCGCATAGATTATCGGAATGGCGGCAAGCGTCATGTTGCCTATTGCAGCGAGTACCACAAGGGAAAAGCCAAAAACCCCAAATGCAATTCCCCGCACATCATTGACGCGGATTTGCTCATGCAGACCATCGCGGAAGTGCTGAAGAAAATCGAGGACTATTCTATCAGCAACTGGGCGGAATTTGAAGCCTTAGTGAAAAAGAACCTTGCCATGCAGCAGACCGACAAGACCAAGAAACAGCAGAAGCGTATCCCGCAAATCACGACGCGCCTTGAACAGATTGACAAGGTGCTGAACAAGCTCTATGAGGACAACGCCCTCGGCACGATCCCGCAAGACCGCTATGAGCAAATGTCGCAGAAGTATTCAGAAGAATACTATGCGCTGAAAGCGGAGCTTGCCGAGCTGCAAGAGCAGCTATCCGCTTTTGAGAACGCGGGCGGACGGGCGCAGAAGTTTTTGAAGCTGACGGAACGCTACGCTGCCTTTACCGACCTGACCCCCGCCATTCTCAACGAGTTTATCAGCCGGATTGAAGTGCATGAGCGCGACAAGAAAAGGGCAAAACAAGCCATTCAGCACATCGGGATATATTTCAACTATATCGGCAAATTTGAGAACGAAGTGACACAGCTTACAGAGCCAACGGAGCAGGAAATCCGGCAAATGCGGGAGAAAATCGAGGAAGCCCAAAAGGAAAAGAGCCGCGCCTACCACCGGCAGTATTCAAGGGAGTACCGGGCGCGTAACCTTGAAAAGCGACGGGAGTATGACCGCATGAAAGCACGGGAATACCGGGCAAAGAAAAAGGCACAGGAAGCCGCCGCAGCACCCGCACAGTAA
- a CDS encoding conjugal transfer protein TraG, whose amino-acid sequence MTDKVKKQIILNLPYLIFVYLFDKLCQGVRLAPGADASEKLLHIGQGFSAAFASLAPSFHLLDLCVGAAGAVLIRLAVYSKGKNAKKYRRGIEYGSARWSA is encoded by the coding sequence ATGACCGACAAGGTGAAAAAGCAGATCATCCTCAACCTCCCATATCTCATCTTTGTGTATCTCTTTGACAAGCTCTGCCAGGGGGTGCGGCTGGCGCCTGGGGCGGACGCCTCGGAGAAGCTGCTCCATATCGGGCAGGGCTTTTCGGCGGCCTTTGCCAGCCTGGCGCCCAGTTTCCATCTGCTGGACCTGTGCGTGGGCGCCGCCGGCGCGGTGCTGATCCGGCTGGCGGTCTACTCCAAAGGCAAGAACGCGAAGAAATACCGCCGGGGGATCGAGTACGGCAGCGCCCGCTGGAGTGCATAA
- a CDS encoding PcfB family protein — translation MQEEITQGVVSLSVETGKMTADLLQKAVKKVLEEMQKKPSQRSLHQGKQTLHQLKQHGASLTNIEITEQNIKAFSAVAKKYDIDYALKKDPTTDPPHYYVFFKAKDKDQLQPAFKEFTAMTLGREKRPTIRERLAQAQEQSRTKHREREKVKAKDREVAR, via the coding sequence GTGCAGGAAGAAATCACCCAGGGCGTGGTCTCTCTTTCGGTGGAGACCGGCAAGATGACGGCGGACCTGCTCCAAAAGGCTGTGAAAAAGGTGCTGGAGGAGATGCAGAAGAAGCCCTCCCAGCGCAGCTTACACCAGGGAAAACAGACCCTGCACCAGCTCAAACAGCATGGGGCCTCCCTGACCAACATCGAGATCACGGAGCAGAACATCAAGGCGTTTTCGGCGGTGGCGAAGAAGTATGACATCGACTATGCCCTGAAGAAGGACCCCACAACCGACCCACCGCACTACTATGTGTTCTTCAAGGCGAAGGACAAAGACCAGCTCCAGCCGGCCTTCAAGGAGTTCACCGCCATGACTCTGGGCCGGGAGAAGCGCCCCACCATCCGGGAGCGGCTGGCCCAGGCCCAGGAACAGTCCAGGACCAAACACCGGGAACGGGAGAAGGTCAAGGCCAAGGACCGGGAGGTGGCGCGATGA
- a CDS encoding transposon-encoded TnpW family protein, whose protein sequence is MAEQNGTPQSPDSVITTQRDGQTIVAELFFNHSGTETFRDKLLKVILADSLQDGQEPEKTKITR, encoded by the coding sequence ATGGCAGAACAGAACGGGACACCTCAATCCCCCGACAGTGTTATCACGACACAGAGGGACGGACAGACCATCGTTGCGGAGTTGTTTTTCAACCACAGCGGCACAGAAACATTCCGCGACAAGCTGCTCAAAGTGATACTTGCCGACAGCTTGCAGGACGGTCAAGAGCCGGAAAAAACGAAAATCACGCGATAG
- a CDS encoding helix-turn-helix domain-containing protein, protein MAVFRIEKTRDYTVMSNHHLRDKSLSLKAKGLLSLMLSLPEEWDYTTKGLARICKDGVDSICAGVRELEEHGYVIRQRVRNPNGQLGAIEYTILEQPRPPEPKPQKPERENPVLDNPEQASPVLEEPEQGNPAQLNTNRSSKEKSKKDLSSTEGSNPVQSIPQPPRGSDRKGRDRMRERESYRELILENIEYDCLIQNHRLDRDRLDELVELMVDTVCSNREMIRIAGDDYPAEVVKSRFLKLNSSHIEYVLDRMRENTTYVRNIKKYLLAALYNAPATIDSYYTSLVSHDMYGGGDRR, encoded by the coding sequence ATGGCGGTATTCCGCATTGAGAAAACCCGCGATTACACGGTGATGTCCAACCATCACCTGCGGGACAAGTCGCTCTCGCTGAAAGCGAAGGGCCTTCTCTCCCTCATGCTCTCCCTGCCGGAGGAGTGGGACTATACCACCAAGGGGCTGGCCCGGATCTGCAAGGATGGCGTTGACAGTATCTGCGCCGGGGTGCGGGAGCTGGAGGAACACGGCTATGTGATCCGCCAGCGGGTCCGCAACCCCAACGGCCAGCTCGGCGCCATCGAGTACACCATCCTGGAGCAGCCCAGACCGCCGGAACCAAAACCGCAAAAACCTGAACGGGAAAATCCAGTCTTGGATAATCCTGAACAGGCTTCCCCTGTCTTGGAAGAACCTGAACAGGGAAACCCCGCACAATTAAATACTAATAGATCAAGTAAAGAAAAATCAAAAAAAGATCTATCAAGTACGGAAGGATCAAATCCTGTCCAATCAATCCCCCAACCCCCCAGGGGCTCGGACCGGAAAGGACGGGACCGGATGCGGGAACGGGAAAGCTATCGGGAATTGATTTTGGAGAACATCGAGTATGACTGCCTCATCCAGAACCACCGCCTTGACCGTGACCGCCTGGACGAGCTGGTGGAGCTCATGGTGGACACGGTGTGCTCCAACCGGGAGATGATCCGTATCGCCGGGGACGACTACCCGGCGGAGGTGGTCAAGTCCCGGTTCCTGAAGCTGAACAGTTCCCACATCGAGTATGTGCTGGACCGGATGCGGGAGAACACCACCTATGTCCGCAATATCAAGAAATACCTGCTGGCCGCTTTGTATAACGCCCCGGCCACCATCGACAGCTACTACACTTCCCTGGTGAGCCACGATATGTACGGCGGCGGAGATCGGAGGTGA